ATGTTAGCAGGAATTTCAGTATCTATTATGACTTTAGTAGCATTTGTATTTGCAGGATATGATTTTACAGTTCCTATAGTTGATCAATTGGAAAAGATGAAATTATATTATGGCGGATTATTAATGTTTATGTTGATAGGAGTTATAATTAAATTTTTAAGTGGAATAAGTCATAAATCAAAAAATAATAAGAATAAATAAAAAAAAGGAAGAGTTAAATAACTCTTCCTTTATTATTTTGCTTTATTGAACTCAGCTTCACTAACTTCTTTTAATTTTATAAGTTGTTTATGTAGAATTTTTTTATTGAAAACATTAAATAATTTATGAAAAGAAGTTCCTTTTAATGTCCATGCAGTTAAAACTAAATGAGTTTTATTTGGATTAACTTCTTCAAAATTATATTCAATTTTAAAATCTACCCATTTATCACCAATTTCAACTTGGTATAATTTACCCTCTTCATAAGATAAAATTTTTCCACAATATTCGTCTTTAAAACCATACATTTTAATTTTTTCACAGAATGTTGAACCTGTTACATCTTGTGTATCAGTATGTTTTTCATCTTCAAGTCCATCAATCCAAAGTCCATGTTTGCTATAATCAGATATAAATTTAAATACAAAATCCTTTGGAGCATCTATATCTACTCCCTCAACAAAAAATGGTACTTTTTCATTTAAATCTTTTAGTTCCATACAAATCACTCCCATTTTAATAGAATATAATATATTATTAAGTAATTTTATTAAAATTCCTTTAAGATTGAGAAATTATTTTTTATTCTGTGGTTTTCTATTTTTTTTGTTATTTTATTTTCATCAAAATTATTTAGATAAATAAGAGCCATTTTTCGATTAGTGTTAAGAAGATCTCTAAATTCAGCTAAAGTAATTTGATTATTTTTTTCAAAATATTGATTTAATTGCAATAGAGCTTCTTTATAAAAACCTTTTAAAATAAAATTATTTTCTAAATTAAGAATAAGATTTTCTCTAAGTAGATACTCAAAAATATTTTTAAAATTAGAATTTTTATAAAAAATATTATTTAATCTATCTAAAGTTAAACCAGAAAAGGCCTCTTTTTTTAAAAGAATTAAAATCTCATCTTTTACTTTTTTCTGATCTTTTGAAAGTTTTATTTTAAAATCTATATTTGAAACAAAATTGTTTTCTTCTTTAAAATCTTCAGGAAACTCAGGTATAAGATTTTCACCTTTGAAAAATAATTTTGTAATAGTAGCTAGAGGGACTCCTTTTCTTAGTGGATTTTTCTCATGAAACTCAGCTAGGTAAATTTTTATATGAGTTTTTAATTTATTTAAAACATCTTTATGTATAATAGCGTTAGTTTTTTTTAATACAAAAATATTTTCATCAAAC
This Candidatus Cetobacterium colombiensis DNA region includes the following protein-coding sequences:
- a CDS encoding SRPBCC family protein, which produces MELKDLNEKVPFFVEGVDIDAPKDFVFKFISDYSKHGLWIDGLEDEKHTDTQDVTGSTFCEKIKMYGFKDEYCGKILSYEEGKLYQVEIGDKWVDFKIEYNFEEVNPNKTHLVLTAWTLKGTSFHKLFNVFNKKILHKQLIKLKEVSEAEFNKAK